Proteins co-encoded in one Helicoverpa zea isolate HzStark_Cry1AcR chromosome 18, ilHelZeax1.1, whole genome shotgun sequence genomic window:
- the LOC124638706 gene encoding androgen-induced gene 1 protein-like: MLKTLFHLFGAIQFFYGCYYDYVYVKMPLSYITPYGGKFKYLTYLDAMIQTTYFTLALINDIFGTNEPSPSQKPLIRRVKDTVFSSLAFPLALFVGVSFWGIYAVDRELILPRSMDEFFPTWLNHVMHSNIVVFILIELLTSFRMYPKRKVGLSILSFFMICYLVWVHVIYYNTGFWVYPILHVLNWPLRIGFYLFCLAFASCGYILGERVNKAVWSSEVEKTVRSGKKKAK; this comes from the exons ATGTTGAAGACATTATTTCATCTATTTGGAGCCATCCAATTTTTCTATGGATGTTACTATGATTATGTCTACGTTAAAATGCCTTTATCATATATAACACCTTACGGAGGCAAATTCAAGTACTTAACTTATTTGGATGCG ATGATACAAACCACATACTTTACACTGGCCCTGATCAATGATATTTTTGGTACCAATGAACCTTCACCATCACAGAAGCCCCTCATAAGAAGAGTTAAGGATACAGTTTTTAGTTCTTTAGCTTTTCCGTTGGCACTATTTGTTGGAGTATCATTCTGGGGCATATATGCTGTTGACAGAGAGTTAATTTTGCCCAGAAGTATGGATGAATTCTTCCCAACATGGCTTAATCATGTGATGCATTCAAACATAGTTGTGTTCATACTGATTGAACTACTTACATCATTCAGAATGTACCCCAAAAGAAAAGTGGGCCTGTctattctttctttctttatgaTTTGTTATTTAGTTTGGGTACATGTTATTTACTACAATACTGGTTTTTGGGTGTACCCTATTTTGCATGTCTTGAACTGGCCTTTGAGAATAGGTTTCTATTTATTCTGTCTTGCATTTGCAAGCTGTGGATATATTTTAGGAGAAAGAGTAAACAAGGCAGTTTGGTCCTCTGAAGTCGAGAAAACTGT